The Impatiens glandulifera chromosome 3, dImpGla2.1, whole genome shotgun sequence genome contains a region encoding:
- the LOC124931604 gene encoding transcription termination factor MTERF8, chloroplastic → MLTMTILNTLSSPSPSSTAATSSSSQSQLPRPSATFLSTTTSATPLSREPRNKNKLFSSILPLLRCSSSSFSFGSTNPFPSFNAETDTILLSLLQAIGFVEGEIEQLICSNPALNIIPFDSIRSRVISLQQLGIDGLLLSRLISKRPHILTAEEIDSVIHFIRRVDLERRIDPTQIERLLYTTEPRLLVGFEEKVKLLLQHGIPKEKLIHVLNNANLSKAFCLKSSEEIERTIIYLNRYGGADLVVHRPSVLNYDLESQLVPRIGFLTKLSGGDNTATSIVLHKLPAILAYTDNHLKEHVDFLMSFAGLSEEEVFRIVLIYPNVFSASRKRKLHPRIDFLKQCGLNSNEIYKFLIKAPLFLSLSFEDNISFKLVFLLKIGYESKTKELAMALGAVTRTSCKNLQGTIGVFLNSGLSCDDILSMSKKHPQVLQYNHESLEEKIDYLLEDMGREVRELLAFPAFLGYKLESRIKHRYEVKRETLGEGMSLNKLLSESAERFSMKEDKKKKRTITKTATAL, encoded by the exons ATGTTAACTATGACTATTCTTAACACTTTATCCTCGCCTTCTCCTTCTTCCACGGCGGCGACTTCTTCATCATCTCAGTCTCAGTTGCCGAGACCTTCTGCAACATTTCTATCGACTACTACCTCTGCCACTCCTCTTTCAAGGGAACCaagaaacaaaaacaagttattttcttctattttgCCCCTTCTTCGATGTAGCAGCAGCAGCTTCAGCTTCGGTTCCACCAACCCTTTCCCCAGTTTTAATGCCGAAACCG ATACGATATTACTTTCCTTGTTGCAAGCGATTGGGTTTGTTGAAGGAGAAATTGAGCAGTTGATTTGCTCTAATCCAGCTTTAAACATCATCCCGTTTGATTCAATACGTTCTAGGGTTATCTCTTTGCAGCAGCTTGGCATCGACGGGCTTCTTCTTTCTCGGCTGATATCCAAGCGTCCGCATATATTGACAGCCGAAGAAATCGATTCTGTAATCCATTTTATTAGACGGGTTGATTTGGAAAGAAGAATCGATCCCACACAGATTGAGCGTCTACTATACACTACAGAGCCAAGATTGTTAGTGGGTTTTGAGGAGAAAGTTAAATTGCTTCTCCAACATGGGATTCCTAAAGAAAAACTAATCCATGTCCTCAACAATGCCAATCTTTCCAAGGCGTTTTGTCTCAAATCATCTGAAGAAATTGAGAGAACAATCATATACTTGAATCGTTATGGTGGAGCTGATTTAGTTGTCCACCGTCCTTCTGTTCTTAACTATGACCTAGAAAGTCAGCTAGTCCCCAGGATTGGTTTTCTAACCAAGCTTAGTGGAGGAGACAATACCGCAACTTCGATTGTTCTTCACAAGCTTCCCGCGATATTGGCCTACACTGATAATCATTTGAAGGAACATGTTGATTTCTTGATGTCATTTGCTGGCCTGAGTGAAGAAGAGGTTTTCAGAATTGTTCTTATCTATCCAAATGTGTTCAGTGCTAGCAGAAAGAGGAAATTGCATCCAAGAATAGATTTTCTCAAACAATGTGGGCTGAATTCAAATGAGATTTATAAATTCTTGATCAAAGCACCTCTCTTTCTTAGTCTTTCGTTTGAAGATAATATCTCGTTTAAACTTGTGTTTCTGTTGAAGATTGGTTACGAGAGTAAAACAAAGGAATTGGCCATGGCATTGGGAGCTGTAACGAGAACCAGCTGCAAGAATTTGCAAGGGACAATCGGTGTGTTCCTAAATTCGGGTCTATCTTGTGATGACATACTTTCGATGAGTAAGAAACATCCGCAGGTACTGCAATACAATCACGAATCGTTAGAGGagaaaattgattatttgttgGAGGATATGGGTCGAGAAGTAAGAGAATTGCTGGCATTTCCTGCGTTTCTTGGTTATAAGCTTGAAAGCAGAATTAAACATAGGTATGAAGTAAAAAGGGAAACCTTGGGAGAAGGTATGTCACTTAACAAGCTCTTGAGTGAATCTGCTGAAAGATTCTCAATGAAGGaggataagaagaagaagaggacgaTTACAAAAACAGCCACCGCCTTGTGA
- the LOC124930682 gene encoding protein CANDIDATE G-PROTEIN COUPLED RECEPTOR 7-like codes for MAMDSNRLPRFFSLLLFAAAVLFAPALAEIRSTTIRSDARSIIPFDEFGFTHRGHLDLSLSSIVFSNPNADLTQVGFFLTTRESWYHVLEQLNQGEIGCSVQSEFVKRVFTFDQIKGDSFDTSFNVSDSNQLTLVFGNCVRDLKISMNVYSSMYNLDTKSGQRDYLSAGKTSLPWIYFLLFITYVAIAVAWIYVLYSKLLSVYRIHFFMLAVVLLKALNLVCEAEDKSYIKRTGTAHGWDILFYIFSFLKGITLFTLIVLIGTGWSFLKPYLQDKEKKVLMIVIPLQVIANVAQVVIDETGPFGQDSYTWKQVFLLVDVICCCAVLFPIVWSIKNLREAARTDGKAAVNLMKLTLFRQYYIIVICYIYFTRVVVYALETITSYRYQWTSILAAELATLAFYVFTGYNFMPKAHNPYFAIDDEEEEAAAEALKLEDEFEL; via the coding sequence ATGGCGATGGATTCCAATCGTTTACCTCGattcttctctcttctccttTTCGCCGCTGCCGTCCTCTTCGCTCCTGCTCTCGCCGAAATCCGGTCTACAACGATTCGTTCCGACGCCCGATCCATTATCCCTTTCGACGAGTTCGGATTTACGCATCGCGGTCACCTCGATCTCAGTCTCTCCAGCATCGTTTTCTCTAACCCTAACGCCGATTTGACGCAGGTTGGATTCTTCCTCACCACTCGTGAGTCCTGGTACCACGTTCTCGAACAACTAAATCAAGGTGAAATCGGCTGTTCCGTCCAATCGGAATTCGTCAAACGAGTGTTCACATTCGACCAGATCAAAGGTGATTCATTCGATACCAGCTTTAACGTATCCGATTCCAATCAATTGACACTTGTATTCGGTAATTGCGTCCGTGATCTGAAAATCTCAATGAATGTCTACTCAAGCATGTACAATCTGGACACTAAATCCGGACAACGCGATTATTTATCCGCGGGTAAAACTAGTCTACCCTGGATCTACTTCTTGTTGTTCATAACCTACGTTGCGATTGCCGTCGCTTGGATTTACGTACTCTATTCTAAGTTGTTGTCGGTTTATAGAATCCATTTCTTTATGCTGGCTGTTGTTCTCCTAAAAGCATTGAATCTTGTATGTGAGGCCGAGGATAAATCATACATTAAGAGAACCGGTACTGCCCACGGTTGGGATATTCTGTTCTACATCTTTAGCTTCTTGAAAGGTATCACTTTGTTCACATTGATTGTGTTGATTGGCACTGGTTGGTCTTTTTTGAAACCATACTTACAAGATAAAGAAAAGAAGGTGTTGATGATTGTGATACCTTTGCAAGTGATTGCAAATGTTGCCCAGGTTGTGATTGATGAAACAGGTCCATTTGGGCAAGATTCTTATACATGGAAGCAAGTGTTTTTGCTTGTCGACGTGATTTGTTGTTGTGCAGTTCTGTTCCCGATCGTTTGGTCTATTAAGAACTTGAGAGAAGCTGCTAGGACGGATGGGAAGGCTGCGGTTAACTTGATGAAATTGACGTTGTTTAGGCAATACTACATCATTGTTATCTGTTACATTTATTTCACTAGGGTTGTAGTTTATGCTTTGGAGACTATCACATCTTATCGTTATCAATGGACCAGTATTTTGGCTGCCGAGTTAGCTACACTGGCTTTCTATGTTTTCACTGGCTATAACTTCATGCCCAAAGCTCACAATCCATACTTTGCTattgatgatgaagaggaggaAGCTGCAGCAGAGGCCTTGAAGCTTGAAGATGAATTTGAACTGTGA
- the LOC124929225 gene encoding CDPK-related kinase 4-like, translated as MGHCCSKDVAVSVVKDASTAVEDGRSTADQQDKPNLPPPSPLRNGSVEAKTSNRTSANSFSCSPWQSPYPAGVAPSPSPARTPRRMFKWPFPPPSPAKPIMSAIMKRQGQAKPKEGPIPENEGEERESQLDKNFGYPKNFAAKYELGKEVGRGHFGHTCWAKGKKGDMKNQSVAVKIISKAKMTTAISIEDVRREVKILKALSGHKHLIKFYDAFEDAHNVYIVMELCEGGELLDRILSRGGRYTEEDAKSIVVQILSAVAFCHLQGVVHRDLKPENFLFTTREEDAPMKVIDFGLSDFIRPDQRLNDIVGSAYYVSPEVLHRSYNVEADLWSIGVITYILLCGSRPFWARTESGIFRSVLRAEPNFDDSPWPSASAEAKDFVKRILNKDHRKRMSASQALAHPWLQDENRPVILDILIYKQVKSYIRSSPLKRAALKALSKALTSVELFYLRGQFTLLEPKDGFISLENFKKSLMKNLTDAMINSRVPDILNVMEPLSQKKMDFEEFCAASISVYQLEALEGWENMAISAFEYFDEEGNRVISVGELAQEMSLGPTAYSIIKDWIRRSDGKLSLLGYTKFLHGVTIRSSSATRRQ; from the exons ATGGGTCATTGTTGCAGTAAAGACGTTGCCGTTTCCGTCGTTAAGGACGCCAGCACCGCCGTTGAGGACGGCAGATCTACCGCCGATCAGCAAGACAAGCCAAACCTTCCGCCGCCATCTCCTCTCCGTAATGGATCTGTTGAAGCGAAGACCAGTAACCGAACATCAGCTAACTCATTCTCTTGTAGCCCATGGCAAAGCCCTTATCCGGCCGGTGTGGCTCCATCCCCATCCCCAGCGAGGACGCCCAGAAGGATGTTCAAGTGGCCATTTCCCCCGCCATCTCCTGCAAAACCGATCATGTCGGCGATTATGAAGAGGCAAGGACAGGCGAAGCCGAAGGAAGGACCGATTCCTGAAAATGAAGGTGAAGAGAGGGAATCTCAGCTTGATAAGAATTTTGGATATCCGAAGAATTTTGCGGCGAAATATGAATTGGGGAAGGAGGTGGGTCGGGGACATTTTGGTCATACTTGTTGGGCTAAGGGAAAGAAAGGAGACATGAAAAACCAATCTGTGGCGGTGAAGATCATTTCCAAAGCTAAG ATGACTACAGCAATATCAATTGAGGATGTTCGTCGGGAGGTGAAGATACTTAAAGCCTTATCTGGACATAAGcatcttataaaattttatgatgCATTTGAGGATGCTCATAATGTGTACATAGTAATGGA ATTGTGTGAAGGTGGAGAACTCTTAGATAGAATTTTGTCAAG aGGAGGAAGATATACTGAGGAAGATGCTAAATCTATTGTTGTTCAAATACTAAGTGCAGTTGCCTTTTGTCATCTTCAAGGTGTTGTACACCGTGATCTGAAACCTGAG AATTTCCTTTTTACCACAAGAGAAGAAGATGCTCCTATGAAGGTTATAGATTTTGGTCTGTCAGATTTTATCAGGCCAG ATCAACGCCTTAATGATATTGTCGGAAGTGCATATTATGTATCCCCTGAAGTACTGCATAGATCATACAATGTTGAAGCAGATCTGTGGAGCATTGGAGtcataacatatatattattatgtggAAGCAGACCATTCTGGGCACGGACTGAATCTGGAATATTTCGCTCTGTACTAAGAGCTGAACCTAATTTTGATGATTCACCTTGGCCTTCTGCGTCAGCAGAAGCAAAAGATTTTGTGAAGAGGATTTTAAATAAGGATCACAGGAAAAGAATGTCAGCTTCCCAAGCACTAG CACATCCTTGGCTACAAGATGAAAACCGCCCTGTCATTCTGGATATTTTGATTTACAAGCAAGTCAAGTCATACATTAGGTCCTCCCCTTTAAAGCGTGCAGCCCTCAAG GCTCTCTCAAAAGCTTTGACATCAGTGGAACTCTTTTACCTTAGGGGTCAGTTTACGCTTTTGGAACCAAAAGATGGGTTTATTTCccttgaaaattttaagaaG AGTCTTATGAAGAATTTAACTGATGCCATGATTAATTCAAGGGTTCCTGATATTCTAAATGTG ATGGAGCCCCTATCTCAAAAGAAGATGGATTTTGAAGAGTTTTGTGCTGCTTCAATCAGCGTGTATCAGCTTGAGGCTCTTGAAGGATGGGAGAATATGGCAATTAGTGCTTTTGAGTATTTTGATGAAGAAGGAAATCGAGTAATTTCAGTTGGGGAACTAGCACAG GAAATGAGTTTGGGGCCAACAGCTTACAGTATTATAAAAGACTGGATTAGAAGATCTGACGGAAAGCTTAGTTTGCTAGGTTACACCAAGTTCTTACATGGGGTGACTATTCGCAGCAGTTCTGCTACCAGACGTCAATAG
- the LOC124929022 gene encoding auxin-responsive protein SAUR32-like, translating to MPAMMMMMRGDDDHDHEDNASSDCCCSCMIKYNTKKLGGGVVPIMVGKQDEQQQRFVVPVVYFNHPLFSNLLKEAEQEYGFHQQQLGPINIPCHVDQFLAVQHTIHHQHHHHLFIRCFNVL from the coding sequence ATGCcggcgatgatgatgatgatgagaggagatgatgatcatgatcatgaagATAATGCTTCATCCGACTGCTGCTGCAGCTGCATGATCAAGTACAATACTAAGAAATTGGGTGGTGGAGTGGTGCCGATAATGGTCGGAAAACAGGACGAACAGCAACAGAGATTCGTGGTGCCTGTCGTGTATTTCAACCATCCACTCTTCTCCAACCTCTTGAAGGAGGCCGAACAAGAATACGGCTTCCATCAACAACAACTAGGCCCCATCAACATCCCCTGCCACGTCGATCAATTCCTCGCCGTTCAACACAccattcatcatcaacatcatcatcatctcttcATCCGCTGCTTCAACGTATTATAA